The sequence GTAAGCCTGCTAGATATTAAAACAAAGTGTACAGCTGAACGACATTTATGTCTAATTTTGTATATCCCACGaggatttgacaaaaaaatggcGATTTTCGATTACCTTATTTCATTTATTGCATCGGTCACCGGCGACCGATTTTACATTGGCTATGAGTTAAGGGTGTAATGACAACAAATGTCTTCATTAACAATGTCCTTTGGGACTTTCGAAGGGCAGCGCAGAAATTACATAATTACAGATTTAATGGTTAATGCAAATTCAATGGCTTCTATGTACCCTTCTTacattaaagaccctggacactattggtaattatcaaagactagtcttctcacttgatgtatctcaacatgtgcataaaaaaactgtgaaaatttgagctcagttggtcgttgaagttgcgagataactatgaaagaaaaaaacacccttgtcaaacgaagttgtgtgctttcagatgcttgatttcgagacctcaaattctaaatctgaggtctcgtaatcaaatccgtggaaaattacttctttctcgaaaactacgtcacttcagagggagccgtttctcacggtGTTGTacagtatcaacctctccccattactaattTTTGTTAccataaggttttatgctataataattattttgagtagttactaatagtgtccactgcctttaaatcaaagtAAAGATAAAGAGGAAATCATGACAAAAGGAACTACAAACTGCCACAACAAATAAATTTCCACTGGACACAAGATGGATACAAAATATCTATTCAATATTGCACATTACGTAAACCTATACTTACCAGTTACGCCTAATGTAATGAGAGCAAACACTACACGCCACACACTAGGGTAATTCAGTCGctccattgttttaatgttcttCCTCCCTGACCTATTTCCTTACTCCAGTGTTGATTAAGGTTGTTCTAACGTAAGACAAGACTTGAGAGAAGACTAAGCTGCATTTGGTGGAGCTCTATTCATGGAAGATCTTTTGCATTCCTTGGAGACGCTTAGAAACCCTAAAGGTTCCCAAATAAAAAGGTTggcataataattattaaaaacaccAGACGGATGTTGGGTGTTTTTTAAACGGATTATTTATAGTGGGAATACAACATGTGTAGATTATTAATTATACATAAGTGGATTGTGGCACAGATAGAGATTGGAATATTTACTTACGTATAGGTATAGGCCTAAATAAATGGATTATTCATACGAACATTTCCAGTAGtaagattatttttaaaaagtcaccATCGGTGGAAAGATCCGATCTTTCTATTTCTTATTGGtaaagttttatgataatattgtAATTACAATATAATATCTAAGTCGTATAACGCGCATGTATCTACATAACAAGCtttcaaggcgcttagtataatATATACATTACACAGAAGGaatggttattgaagttatgagtTATGAGACCAagttatgtagcaccttataagggtttacaaggtgctataacggcgcattcagcagccatgCAGGGTAGTGCATACAACTGAACTGCATCCATCAGTATTACAACAGACTTCTATGCTCGTCAGGTTTGTACTGCAGTTTTGAGTGTAAGGTAGGTCGCAATTGGAAGGAAGATGGTTGATGAGTGCAGTCGAGGAACGTCTCCTAGGGAAGGGCTTTGAAACGACTGGGTTTACACGTCCGTGGCTATAATTGAACTGTTTTTTGGgttgttgttttgggggttttggggtgggataactttccttatggcgccaccactttttcactcatttttacaaaaagggatatatcaatcaggtaaattagatactatattattttacttcgaatgaaaaagtggtggcgccatacggaaacttttccttggggtgtttttttgcaGACCTGTTTGCTTCTGTACTTTAGTAAGACGAGAAGTGAACCGAATCAATAATTAGTATTATTGTGGAGTCATGTATCATTCAGCGAAACCTTCATTACTATTTTTAGACCCTATACCATTTTGAGCAAGGACAATGATACAGACCAGCCTTGATTGCCTCATCAGAGACATGGAGCGTAACATGTCTATTTATTAATAGgcttaacaaaaaaatactcaCCACGTCTATTTTGTCTAAACAAGTTCCACTCCgttgcattaaaggcactggatattattggttattgtcaaagaccagtcttctttagttcttctcacttagtgtatctcactcaacatattatgcatacaataaccaacctgtgtaaatttgagctttCGAAATTAACGGTGTCAGAAAACGCAAACTCGAGCGGAACTAATTGCAATTAGTGCGCTCGTCGTCATTATAACCGATGTGGACTATAAGAGTTGGCAGCAGATGCCATTTTGGACTATCTGTGTAATTTTAACTGAGACTTCACGGACCCTCACTCCTTTGCCGTCATAAAATCGAACCAGTACTTTTGCTGAATTCCAGAATGAATGTTATTCAAGTTTTGAGTTTTCTTCTGGGTCTCGGTTGTGAACGTATACTGGCAGATACCTGCCAGCAAAAGAACTGCCAGCGTGGAAACTGCCCTCCTGATTGGCGCAAAGACGGAGCGTCATGTTACTTCATTACGGAGAAGATGACTTGGACCAAAGCAGAGAGTTTTTGTTCCGAGTATGGAGCAACGCTTGGTATCCCAAACTCACAATCCGAACACGAGTTTATTTGGGAATTCTTTCTGCAAAATATTCAGGATACCCCAACTCCGGACCTCTGGATTGGTTTTATCAACACGAAGGGAAATTGGGATGATGCACGTCGTAGTGATGCGAGCGGGTCCTATGAGAACTGGGCGGCAGGACAACCGGATGGCTTTGCTTACTACGTTTGCACTACAATGTGGGCTGAACATGACGGCAAGTGGGATGATCAACATTGCCTTAACGACCAAAACGCAGTCTGTGAGCTCCCCGTACCTGTCACCAACACCCCGTTATTCTGCCTGTACACCGGTGATGATGGTCGCCTTAATTCTCAGTAAGTGTCTCGAGTCATGCGAAAAGGCTGCTCAAAATCACACCGTGACATTGGTCATCCAATCTGCTGGAGGGAATGTGGTGTGCCAGCTCAACAACACAACTCGTCATGGTGCGGCTGCTGGAGGAGACATCAAGGAAGAGGAGAAATGCCACGTTTTGTCCCAAATTTCATTGAATAGAAAAACAGCATGACACGTCCCTTGACTCTAAGAAAGTGACTCTCTGGTCAGTGGATGTTCGAGGATTTTGAATGCATGTCTCGATGGTTCGTGACTGCATGTCTCGATGTATCGTGACTGCATGTCTCGATGTATCGTGACTGCATGTCTCGATGGTTCGTGACTGCATGTCTCGATGGTTCGTGACTGCATGTCTCGATGGTTCGTGACTGCATGTCTCGATGTATCGTGACTGCATGTCTCGATGTATCGTGACTGCATGTCTCAATGAATTGTGACTGCTTGTCTCGATGTATCGTCACTGCATGTCTCGATGTATCGTGAATGCATGTCTCGATGTATTGTGACTGCTTGTCTCGATGTGTCGTGACTGCATGTCTCGATGTATCGTGACTGCATTTCTCGATGTATCGTGACTGCATGTCTCGATGTATCGTGACTGCATGTCTCAATGAATTGTGACTGCTTGTCTCAATGTATCGTCACTGCATGTCTCGATGTATCGTGACTGCATGTCTCGATGTATCGTGAGTGCATGTCTAGATGTATCGTGAATGCATGTCTCGATGTATCGTGACTGCATGTCTCGATGTATCGTGAGTGCATGTCTCGATGTATCGTGACTGCATGTCTCGATGTATCGTGACTGCTTGTCTCGATGTATCGTGAATGCATGTCTCGATGTATCATGACTGCATGTCTCGATGTATCGTGACGGCATGTTTCGATGTATCGTGACTGCATGTCTCGATGTATCGTGACGGCATGTTTCGATGTATCGTGACTGCATGTCTCGATGTATCGTGAATGCATGTCTCGATGTATCGTGACTGCATGTCTCGATGTATCGTGAGTGCATGACTCGATGTATCGTGACTGCATGTCTCGATGTATCGTGAGTGCATGTCTCGATGTATCGTGAATGCATGTCTCGATGTATCGTGACTGCATGTCTCGATGTATCGTGACTGCATGTCTCGATGTATCGTGACTGCTTGTCTCGATGTATCGTGAATGCATGTCTCGATGTATCGTGACTGCTTGTCTCGATGTATCGTGAATGCATGTCTCGATGTATCGTGACTGCATGTCTCGATGTATCGTGACGGCATGTTTCGATGTATCGTGACTGCATGTCTCGATGTATCGTGACTGCATGTCTCGATGTATCGTGACTGCATGTCTCGATGTATCGTGACTGCATGTCTCGATGTATCGTGACTGCATGTCTCGATGTATCGTGAATGCATGTCTCGATGTATCGTGACTGCTTGTATTGATGTATCGTGACTGCATGTCTTGATGTATCGTGAATGCATGTCTCGATGTATCGTGACTGCTTGTATTGATGTATCGTGAATGCATGTCTCGATGTATCGTGACTGCATGTCTAGATGTATCGTGACTGCATGTCTCGATGTATCGTGACTGCATGTCTCGATGTATCGTGACTGCATGTCTCGATGTATCGTGACTGCATGTCTCGATGTATCGTGACTGCATGTCTCGATGTATCGTGACTGCATGTCTCGATGTATCGTGACTGCATGTCTCGATGTATCGTGAATGCATGTCTCGATGTATGGTGACTGCTTGTATTGATGTATCGTGAATGCATGTCTCGATGTATCGTGACTGCATGTCTAGATGTATCGTGACTGCATGTCTCGATGTATCGTGACTGCTTGTATTGATGTTTCATGACAAACACATTATACATTATTTTTAGTAGTCAGAGTAACTCTTCTATTTCCAATATTTGTTGTACTCACTGCAAACTCACTCAAACACTACTTGTGTGCACTTTAACAATAAATTGTAAATATTATCAACACATAAATAGGCTTTAAGAATTTTTGACATAAGAAGAtcagaaaaaacacaataataaagTTTTGAATTTGGTGAATTATATTACAAATTGGTAGATGCATAATCATACAACTTGTCAAAGAATAATAATGTATTTAATCATTAACAAACTAAAACTATATAGATGTGTTTATGTTATTGTGTGGTTGGATCTGAGCGATTATTTTCATATATATTGATTATATACTTGATGGCTGTTAATACGGAAGTTAAATCTGTGGACCTTAGACATAGCGTATTTGGCATCAGCATGCAATTTATGAAGCGCACATAGTAAAAGGTCCATCCAATctcatctatactattaaaagtgtaacccgcgccatcttggattggaatttagaaggtccagtggcatggcatccttgtggactccaacacggttgtgtcgttacagacgtcgggttgcaagtctacaaaaccctgaaccgaactccctcttacgagttgtctgattggctggagtcacgagcgatatctccttacgtgtgtggttgtctggttttgatatgggccacctgttggtcgaagggggaagctgtaggctgcacacagagtcacctctgtggttgtctggttttgatatgggccacctgttggtctaaggGGGAGCTGTataggctgcacacagagccacctctttaggtttgaagtgggtggcaaccttggactcccattaacattccagagtgactcgttgatgtttcgcagaggggtaaatggcattgtgtataaACCATTTTGTATAGGGGggtttaatttcgcgtgttGAATAAAAAACGTTAGGCTTaaatacatgcatctgttacatatgtgtttattaccattaagtcactcatgtaggcctacccaactttccagcattttttaaacgcatcaaacatcagcaacccattgttgtgaaactttatttgttccatttaactctgcaccgttagtggtacagtccatatgtcatcccccacacacagaacgtacacacgcaaaagttgaaacattttcaaaaagaaagtaaatacattactgattcttttcatatacattgtataggttttgccacttaaacctacaaaagagtacatgaaatcaccgtttaagaatataatagatgttaaatttgcatcggggataaagaatattaatatttttggtttttacccatacaccgatgtgtgttagcactgtatactcagtactttcccgagtcctgtgaaaaaatatcacaggcatgttactcgggtgggattcgaacccacgacccttgcaattctagagcagtgtcttaccaactaggacctcggtagtctagttggtaagacactgctctagaattgcaagggtcgtgggttcgaatcccacccgagtaacatgcctgtgatattttttcacaggactcgggaaagtactgagtatacagtgctaacacacatcggtgtatgggtaaaaaccaaaatattaatattctttatccccgatgcaaatttaacatctattatatcgttgcggtacccgctgccaaaaacataggattcgaactgcctctagctgccgggcaacctcggtagtctagttggtaagacactgctctagaatcgtTTAAGAATAGTAAGCtttcatagttacgaactttgtgaaacatcaacggctgttttgaagctgtaaacgaacattccattcaaagttctgaagcaaccaaattgttagaacgcagtttggtcaggactcaggatgtagattttgcccaatccgttttgtattaagcaatcggccgtcgggttttgttatcgaaagagccttcatgtgcagctgaatcgggtactttttacgaatttctccttacaaaattaaccaaactggcctagaaacccttaaaacaacaaggcaaatgttttctgaaagtgaattaaatgagaggatgtaggggtagctggcctacaaaccctcaaaataactaggcaaatgttttttctgaaagtgaattaagtgagagaatgtaggagtagttattaaagaccaataaaattaccgtttctattattttagttcGTATATGGTTCCACAGATAATTATGGTAACATATATAATTGGATGTTTTATCGGGGTCcgcccgatagtccgaaggtccgttagtccgaaggtgcaatagtccgaaggttcgatagtccgaacgcgcaaattttccataagagggggttcattagtccaaaaatgtaatagggttcgttaatccgaacatatgatgcgatagtccgaaggttcattagtccgaaggttcatcgatccgaaggtttactggtccgaaggttcggtaatccgaatttaaaaaaggttagttggtccgaaggttcgatagtccgaaacaaaaacgaggttcaacagtccgaaggttcattattccgaatcgacgacaaggttcgatagtccgaattgacgataaggttcgatagtccgaatcgacaataaggttcgatagtccgaactgacaataaggttcgatagtccgaatcgataaTAAGGTTCGATTAAGGTTCGAAAGACGCACACCGTCGGGAAATTTAAATAATAAGTTCGTTTTGTTCATAGATATTGTGACGGACAGTGCCGGGTGTATGTTGTAAATTGTGTAGTTATGAGCATGCGCGAGCTTATGCACGATCTGCGCATGCGTTGGCTTGCGGAGCACGCTGGTACTTCTGGGACCATGCGTGCATCGTCAGTCGGCAGCGAgcattcaaggaagaaacaggtaCGTTCTTTTACTCTGATTATTACCCAAGTGTTATTTGTTGTGCAATCTGCGCTAGCGTGCGTGATTTATTGCAAGTTATATGCAGCGAATTCTAGGTCTCACTGATTAGCTGAAAGGCTTTGTGCTGTTGATCGTGAGAAATTCTGGGTGAAAGGATTGACGGAAGCTGAGTGCTTGTCGATCTTTTTGGGGTAGCAGTCCGTCGCTGAGTTAGCCAACGTTAGTTTTGTGGTTGACTAGCAGGATTGTGGTTCAGGGTATCTGTGTGAATGTCTCAGGGGGTACACGTGAGTTGAAGCAGGGAAGACTGTGCTTTGTGCTAGTCCCCTTCTCCTCAAACGTGGCGGCTGCGGGACTCGTTTAGGTAATTGCTGGTGCTTTACCTAGGGTTGTCGATATAGCTGGGCTATATTGCGGTGTGGGTGATTGCTTTGTGCTTTACCTGCGGTGTGGGTGACTGCTGTTTTGCGGTTTACCTGCGTTGCGGTTGACTGCTGTTTTGTGGTTTACCGGCGGCGTGGTTGACGGTTTTTGTGCTTTGTACCGGAGGTGTGGTTGGCACTGCTGCAGCGCGTGCTTGTTAACGCGTGACGTTTTAACCTTTAGTTAGGAGGTTGACTAGGCGATTGCTGGTGCTGCTTAGGCGCGAGAATCACGGGTAATAGTTGAGTAGAACGTAGGTGTCTTTTGCAAGTAACTGgaactttattatttaatgcTCTGTAGCTCTGTATTGGTCATTGATTGTGGTGGATACTgaagaggttgacaattaaaccacattttctCATAGTTATTGTTTACtggagaggttgacaattaaaccacattttctCATAGTTATTGTTTACtggagaggttgacaattaaaccacatttactcattgtttattgtttactgaagaggttgacaattaaaccacatctATTGCTGTTTGTTCTTCATAAATCTCTTGTGGAACTGTGTATTATTTTGGGAACTGTGTGTGTCTTGACAGAGAGGTTTGCCATCTTTTATAGTCGGGCGGTATATTTCCTCCCAAACGAACCTCGCCACTCAGCCTCAAGTCCGCTTAGTGACTTCAAC comes from Asterias amurensis chromosome 3, ASM3211899v1 and encodes:
- the LOC139934775 gene encoding echinoidin-like, with protein sequence MNVIQVLSFLLGLGCERILADTCQQKNCQRGNCPPDWRKDGASCYFITEKMTWTKAESFCSEYGATLGIPNSQSEHEFIWEFFLQNIQDTPTPDLWIGFINTKGNWDDARRSDASGSYENWAAGQPDGFAYYVCTTMWAEHDGKWDDQHCLNDQNAVCELPVPVTNTPLFCLYTGDDGRLNSQ